The stretch of DNA GCCGCCTCCTGCTCCCCGCCTGGACCTTCGGCGGCCGGGCGGTGGTCGGACCGGTCGGCGCCCCGGACTCCGCCGGGTGCCTGGCCTGCGCGGCGCTGCGGCTCGGCGCGACGGGGGACGCAGCGGTCGCGGCCAACCTCTGGAGTGGCCTGGCGCTGGGGGGCACTCCCGGACCCGGGCCGCGCGGTCCGCTCGCCGCGATGCTCGGCAACCTGCTCGGCTACGAAGTATTCCGGCTGGTCACCAAGGCACTGCCGGCCGAGACCCGGGGACAGGTGCTGCTCCAGGACATGGCTTCCTTCGACGTCCTGGCGGAACGGCTGCTGCCCCATCCGCGCTGCCCGTTCTGCCCGGGCCGGCCCGGCTCTCCCGAGCCCGTCGACCTGACCGCGGCCCCCGAGCGGCCCGCCTTCCAGCCGGTCGTCGCCGCCGCCCCGGACGACGGCGCGGCCGAGGGGCCGCTCGCCGAGCTCGACCGCCGCTCGCTCGCGGTCCGACCGTCCGTCGGTGTCTTCACCCGGTACGCGGACGAACCGGTCACCCAGACCCCGCTGAAGGTCGGCGCCGTGGAGATCGGTCTGGGCGCGGCCGGAACCCGGACCGTCGCCGCGTTCGACGTCCATCACACCGCGGGCGCCCGCCTGCGGGCCCTCAACGCGGCCGCCGAGGTCTACGCCGAGCACGTGGTGCCCACCTTCCCCGCCCCGACCGGTACTTCCGGCTCGGGCCACCCGGACGCGCTGCCGAAGGTGGACCCGGACGCGCTGACCACGGCCACCGGCGCCGGGGGCGATCCGGTCGCCTCCTGGGCCCTTGCCACGTCGCTGCTGACCAAGGAGCAGACACTGGTGCCGGCCGGCGCCGTGCGGCCCTTCGGGCCGGACAACCAGGACCGTCGGTTCGAGCCGTCCCGCGCCGGGGCCGGAGCGGGCGACGGCCTCCCGGAGGCCGCAGCGGCCGGCCTGCTGTCCGCGCTCGCCCACGACGCGCTCCAGCGGTCCGTGCGAGGGACCGGGCGCACCGCGATGATCTCCCCGGCCGAGTTCGCCGAGGACCCCGAGGCGACCTTCCTGCTGCGTTCCGCCGGGCATCTGGAACTGGACGTCGAAGTCCTCGACCTCGGGGAGGCGGACCGCACCGGGGTGTCCGTCGTGCTGGCCAGGACCCGTCCGACGGAGTCGGACGAGCCGTGCCGCTGGGCCACCGGCGCCGCTCTGGAGCGGGCCGCCGCGGCCACCGACGCCCTGCGTGACCTGCTCGGCACGGTCCAGCTCGCCGCGGAGGGGGTACTGGGCACGTCCGACACCGGTGACCCGCTGCTGGCCGACCTCGACGCGGCCCTGATACCGGTCACGGCACAGGACGACGCCACCGACCGGTCCGCGGTGACCTGGACGGACGTCCTGGAGCGCCTGGCCGCCGCCGGACGTGACGCCCTCGTCGTGCCCACGCACGCGGCCGACCTGCCCGCCGCCGGCATCCACACCGTCCGGGTCCTGCTCACCAAGGCGGCCGGCGATGACCGTTGACCTCGCGGAGGCCACCGTCGACGGGATCGAGGAGCCGCGGAGCGGGGCGTGCCGTCTCTTCGCGGAGGAACTCCGC from Streptomyces sp. 6-11-2 encodes:
- a CDS encoding TOMM precursor leader peptide-binding protein — protein: MPTTPYEETAHTRPRVRRDVLFTETPGGVIFHNADGGFQLSSPSAYRFATLLVPHLDGSRTVAEICAGFKDPQKAMVGGLVKALYARGFARPVPDPTEERPGASVEPAVAARFGQQIAYIDHYADDAGSRFAAFRGTRVAVLGDGPVARWCALSLIRNGCAFVGVEAALAENPATAAEFGSLRTEAAELTAQGSPAEVAVLPDAGSGAAGGWNAYEGYDVVVAACGRDAFRTAIALLGEGVPDGRLLLPAWTFGGRAVVGPVGAPDSAGCLACAALRLGATGDAAVAANLWSGLALGGTPGPGPRGPLAAMLGNLLGYEVFRLVTKALPAETRGQVLLQDMASFDVLAERLLPHPRCPFCPGRPGSPEPVDLTAAPERPAFQPVVAAAPDDGAAEGPLAELDRRSLAVRPSVGVFTRYADEPVTQTPLKVGAVEIGLGAAGTRTVAAFDVHHTAGARLRALNAAAEVYAEHVVPTFPAPTGTSGSGHPDALPKVDPDALTTATGAGGDPVASWALATSLLTKEQTLVPAGAVRPFGPDNQDRRFEPSRAGAGAGDGLPEAAAAGLLSALAHDALQRSVRGTGRTAMISPAEFAEDPEATFLLRSAGHLELDVEVLDLGEADRTGVSVVLARTRPTESDEPCRWATGAALERAAAATDALRDLLGTVQLAAEGVLGTSDTGDPLLADLDAALIPVTAQDDATDRSAVTWTDVLERLAAAGRDALVVPTHAADLPAAGIHTVRVLLTKAAGDDR